A single Thiohalobacter thiocyanaticus DNA region contains:
- the trmH gene encoding tRNA (guanosine(18)-2'-O)-methyltransferase TrmH produces MTPARYQRIIEVLDRRQPDLTLILEGVHKPHNLSAIQRTADAVGVLDMHAVSPERPYRSRKGTAMGSQKWVRVHNHAATADAVDALQARGFQVVAAHLSERARDFRRIDYSRPTAILMGTEKYGVSGQALALADAEITIPMTGMVASLNVSVAAAVILYEAQRQREQAGCYDTPRLDPELRARLLFRWGYPRLAQRYDGLGLPYPRIGADGALLDPVPEQIRRTLTSQTDNN; encoded by the coding sequence ATGACCCCTGCCCGTTATCAACGCATCATCGAAGTACTCGACCGCCGCCAGCCCGACCTGACCCTGATCCTGGAAGGCGTGCATAAACCCCACAATCTGTCCGCGATCCAGCGCACAGCCGATGCCGTGGGGGTGCTGGACATGCATGCGGTCAGTCCCGAACGTCCTTACCGCAGCCGCAAGGGCACGGCCATGGGCAGTCAGAAATGGGTTCGGGTCCACAACCATGCCGCCACCGCCGATGCGGTCGATGCCCTGCAGGCGCGCGGCTTCCAGGTGGTCGCCGCTCACCTGTCGGAGCGCGCCCGCGACTTCCGCCGGATCGACTACAGCAGACCGACCGCAATCCTCATGGGTACGGAAAAATACGGCGTCAGCGGCCAGGCCCTGGCGCTGGCGGACGCCGAAATCACCATCCCCATGACGGGCATGGTCGCGTCGCTGAATGTCTCCGTGGCCGCGGCAGTGATACTCTATGAGGCACAGCGCCAGCGCGAACAGGCGGGCTGCTATGACACACCCCGTCTTGATCCGGAACTGCGGGCACGGCTGCTGTTCCGCTGGGGGTATCCACGCCTGGCGCAGCGCTATGACGGCCTGGGACTGCCCTACCCGCGAATCGGCGCCGACGGCGCCCTGCTCGACCCTGTTCCGGAACAGATCAGGCGCACCCTCACCTCACAGACAGACAACAATTAA
- a CDS encoding TonB-dependent receptor, whose translation MTTPTAILVLTVVMTGLCAAQEVEYLPEMTISGDWQTMPANMPSPTIGVTAREMEEFNVVDTEDALKYAPNMVVRKRYIGDRNSIISVRGTNTRQSARSLVMADGLLLSNFLGSDFGFPPRWSMVNPQEIERVDVIYGPYSALYSGNSLGSTVLITTRMPTSFTADARFQAFRQEFDLYSTDASYGGHRFNGLVGDRAGRFSYLFTLDRLDNESHPMSFASLYPSTTPATGSETVVTGAVPDRDQRNADRLIIGYNSEGVDHTVQDQLKAKFAYDFTSSLQGMLTIGYWQQDRDSSTATYLRDAGGNPVFSGPISISGLRYDVPAGTFAPSNGEDARWLYGASLKTRNVEGWNFEATASLYEVTEDITRRSSSAGAGAGTVEYGDDTGWRTLDLRTDYRPAELVGGHWVSFGYHYDRYALENVVYDAVDWRAESLAGINSRFAGRTETQAVYAQDAWQMNDYWKLVLGARYERWQAFDGRRGTTNANISYPEREQSEWSPKASVEYAPDSPWLVRLSLARAYRFPTVSELFQGRVVGTTLVNNDPDLKPEEAFSKDLTFERFFTTGVLRLSLYEEDVRDVIMSQTNTTVFPNVTNIQNIDRVRTRGIELAWQGENTFIHGLDLNASVAYNHSETLENDNNPDTEGKNFYRIPRVRADLLATYHQTPKLSYTAAVRHSGRQYNTLDNSDTNTSTFGATSNFTVFDAKLRYAVNRQLQLGIGIENLTDERYFVYHPYPGRTLFAELKLSLN comes from the coding sequence ATGACAACGCCGACCGCAATCCTCGTCTTGACGGTTGTCATGACCGGCTTGTGCGCGGCGCAGGAAGTCGAATATCTACCGGAGATGACGATTAGCGGAGACTGGCAGACGATGCCGGCCAATATGCCGAGCCCGACGATCGGTGTCACCGCCAGAGAAATGGAAGAATTCAATGTCGTCGATACCGAAGACGCCTTGAAGTACGCGCCCAATATGGTTGTGCGTAAGCGCTACATCGGCGATCGCAATTCGATCATTTCCGTGCGCGGCACCAACACTCGACAATCGGCGCGCAGTCTGGTGATGGCGGACGGTTTACTGTTAAGTAATTTCCTGGGTTCCGATTTCGGATTCCCGCCCCGCTGGTCAATGGTCAACCCGCAGGAGATAGAGCGGGTGGATGTGATTTACGGACCCTATTCGGCGTTATATTCCGGTAATTCGCTCGGTTCTACAGTATTGATCACGACCCGGATGCCCACCTCCTTCACCGCCGATGCCAGGTTTCAGGCCTTCCGCCAGGAATTCGATCTCTATTCGACCGATGCCTCCTACGGTGGTCACCGGTTCAACGGCTTGGTCGGCGACCGGGCAGGCCGGTTTTCCTATCTGTTTACGCTCGACCGGCTGGACAATGAAAGCCACCCCATGAGTTTTGCCAGCCTGTACCCTTCCACCACGCCCGCAACCGGCAGCGAGACGGTTGTCACCGGGGCAGTGCCGGACCGAGACCAGAGGAACGCGGATCGCCTGATCATCGGCTACAACAGCGAGGGAGTGGACCATACGGTCCAGGATCAACTCAAGGCGAAGTTTGCCTATGACTTCACCTCCAGCCTGCAGGGTATGCTCACTATCGGTTACTGGCAGCAGGACCGTGACAGTTCCACTGCCACCTATCTGCGGGATGCCGGCGGTAATCCTGTCTTCAGCGGGCCGATCAGCATCTCGGGTCTGCGTTACGATGTCCCTGCCGGCACCTTCGCTCCGAGTAACGGCGAGGACGCGCGCTGGTTGTATGGCGCCTCGCTCAAGACCAGAAATGTCGAGGGCTGGAACTTTGAGGCGACGGCGTCTCTGTACGAGGTGACCGAGGACATCACCCGCCGCTCGTCCAGCGCCGGCGCGGGTGCCGGCACGGTGGAATACGGCGACGATACCGGTTGGCGTACCCTGGATCTGCGGACGGATTATCGGCCGGCCGAACTCGTGGGTGGGCATTGGGTGAGCTTTGGTTATCACTATGACAGATACGCACTCGAAAACGTTGTCTACGATGCCGTGGACTGGCGGGCTGAGTCACTGGCCGGCATCAACAGCCGTTTCGCCGGACGTACCGAGACTCAGGCGGTCTATGCGCAGGACGCCTGGCAGATGAACGACTACTGGAAACTGGTGCTGGGTGCGCGCTACGAGCGCTGGCAGGCCTTCGACGGCAGGCGTGGCACGACCAATGCAAACATAAGTTACCCTGAACGCGAACAAAGCGAGTGGTCCCCCAAAGCCTCAGTGGAATACGCTCCCGATTCGCCTTGGCTGGTCCGGCTGTCGTTGGCCAGGGCGTATCGTTTCCCGACCGTAAGTGAGTTGTTCCAGGGGCGTGTCGTCGGTACGACGCTGGTCAACAATGATCCGGATCTCAAGCCCGAGGAGGCCTTTTCCAAGGATCTTACCTTCGAGCGCTTCTTCACCACCGGGGTGTTGCGACTGTCCCTGTACGAAGAGGATGTGCGTGATGTCATCATGAGTCAGACCAATACCACGGTATTCCCCAATGTGACCAACATCCAGAACATCGACCGGGTGCGTACTCGTGGAATCGAGCTTGCCTGGCAGGGCGAGAATACCTTCATTCACGGTCTCGACCTCAACGCCAGTGTCGCCTATAACCATTCCGAAACCCTGGAAAATGACAATAACCCTGATACCGAGGGTAAGAACTTCTACCGCATCCCGCGCGTGCGTGCTGATCTTCTGGCGACGTATCACCAGACGCCGAAGCTGTCCTATACTGCCGCGGTGCGTCACTCAGGACGGCAGTACAACACTCTCGACAACTCCGATACCAATACCAGCACGTTCGGCGCCACCAGCAACTTCACCGTTTTCGATGCCAAGCTGCGCTACGCTGTCAATCGGCAACTGCAGCTGGGGATCGGCATCGAGAATTTGACCGATGAACGCTACTTCGTCTATCACCCTTACCCGGGACGGACGCTTTTCGCCGAGCTCAAATTGTCGTTGAACTGA
- a CDS encoding ATP-binding protein has product MRPDNTQPTGMVSQTANLKRLFTLRTIAITGQVTAVIIAVELLDIRLPILPISTIIAALTLFNFLAWYALQRQWHRIQPDFFSHLLVDVIALSALLYFSGGASNPFVLLFLLPLTISATLLPGRYTWALAGATVICYTFLMRYHVDLTHAHGGSSSFDMHVLGMWLGFVLSSGLIAYFVVGMGKTMRQQADDLACAREQALRDEQMVARGMLAATTAHELSTPLATVSLITADLQEDCTDACPQIRQRLATLGTQVERCKAALSTLSASAGEIRLAGGGPMRADLFLQQLLREWKRSQPDTFVHTHWEDQCRTAPIMVDRMLNQALINILDNAAQASPDQVEWRAHIDQDELIMEILDRGAGLTSEAKQRVGKEPFTTKPEGMGLGLFLAHAVISRLGGYVTLFNRDGGGLCTRIQLPCLQLNDSSV; this is encoded by the coding sequence ATGAGGCCAGACAACACACAACCAACCGGCATGGTCTCGCAGACAGCGAACCTCAAACGCTTATTCACTCTGCGCACCATCGCCATCACCGGACAGGTCACCGCTGTGATCATCGCGGTCGAACTCCTCGACATCCGGCTGCCGATTCTCCCCATCAGTACAATCATCGCCGCACTTACCCTGTTCAATTTCCTGGCCTGGTATGCACTGCAGCGACAGTGGCATCGGATACAACCGGATTTCTTCAGTCACCTGCTGGTGGATGTGATCGCGCTGAGCGCCCTGCTCTACTTTTCCGGCGGCGCCAGTAATCCGTTTGTCCTGTTGTTCCTGCTGCCGCTGACCATCTCGGCGACCCTGCTCCCCGGCCGCTATACCTGGGCCCTGGCCGGCGCAACCGTGATTTGCTACACATTTCTCATGCGTTACCATGTTGACCTGACACATGCACACGGGGGCTCGAGCTCATTCGACATGCATGTCCTCGGGATGTGGCTGGGGTTTGTGCTGAGTTCCGGACTAATCGCCTACTTCGTTGTCGGCATGGGCAAGACAATGCGCCAGCAGGCTGACGACCTTGCATGTGCACGAGAACAGGCGCTACGCGACGAGCAGATGGTCGCCAGAGGCATGCTGGCGGCCACGACTGCACACGAACTGAGCACACCCCTCGCCACCGTGTCGCTCATTACGGCTGACCTACAGGAGGATTGCACCGACGCCTGCCCCCAGATACGCCAGAGACTCGCGACACTGGGCACTCAGGTTGAGCGTTGCAAGGCCGCACTATCGACCCTTTCCGCATCGGCCGGAGAGATACGTCTTGCAGGCGGCGGTCCGATGCGGGCCGACCTGTTCCTGCAGCAACTGCTCCGGGAATGGAAGCGATCACAACCGGACACCTTCGTCCACACCCACTGGGAGGACCAGTGCCGCACTGCCCCGATTATGGTCGACCGTATGCTGAACCAGGCACTGATCAACATCCTCGACAACGCTGCACAGGCATCACCCGATCAGGTGGAATGGCGGGCGCACATAGATCAGGATGAACTCATCATGGAGATTCTCGACCGGGGAGCCGGCCTCACTTCCGAGGCGAAGCAACGTGTCGGCAAGGAGCCGTTCACCACCAAACCCGAAGGCATGGGACTCGGTTTGTTCCTGGCCCATGCCGTCATCAGCAGACTCGGAGGCTATGTCACCCTGTTCAACCGTGATGGCGGCGGATTATGCACTCGCATTCAACTCCCCTGTCTGCAGCTGAACGACAGCAGCGTCTAG
- a CDS encoding HPP family protein, whose product MKAIARVLGIDADTTGHMEKLISGVGGFVGIICIMWLTAPLADARGFPLIIASMGASAVLLFAAPHGKLSQPWNLLAGHGVSAVVGVFVAQQVEPLLLAGSLAVGGAITVMYYLRATHPPGGATALVAVIGGEPIRELGYLYALTPILVNAVIILAVAVLVNAAFHWRRYPPGLYQLFERSQAHAVAAPPASDLADFDLEDLDYALGRIGSYIDVSEDDLATIYRLAREHADTRHVPLDSIRVGSYYSNGDYGHHWSVRQVVDTDERPDGKGLVIYKTVAGRNRRQSGTCTRDEFARWAKYEVFLNENSWQRVT is encoded by the coding sequence ATGAAAGCGATTGCACGTGTGCTGGGCATCGATGCCGATACCACCGGTCATATGGAGAAACTGATCTCCGGTGTGGGCGGTTTTGTCGGGATCATCTGTATTATGTGGCTGACCGCGCCACTGGCCGATGCCCGGGGTTTTCCACTGATCATTGCTTCCATGGGAGCTTCGGCGGTACTGCTGTTCGCCGCACCGCACGGCAAGCTGTCCCAGCCCTGGAACCTGCTCGCCGGGCACGGCGTATCGGCCGTGGTCGGCGTATTCGTCGCCCAGCAGGTCGAGCCGTTGCTGCTGGCCGGCTCCCTGGCGGTTGGCGGTGCAATCACGGTGATGTACTACCTGCGCGCCACCCACCCGCCGGGCGGTGCCACGGCGCTGGTGGCCGTGATCGGCGGAGAGCCCATCCGCGAACTGGGCTACCTGTATGCCCTCACTCCCATCCTGGTCAATGCCGTGATCATCCTTGCCGTTGCCGTGCTGGTGAACGCCGCATTTCACTGGCGGCGTTATCCCCCCGGCCTGTACCAGCTGTTCGAGCGGAGTCAGGCGCATGCCGTTGCCGCGCCGCCGGCTTCGGATCTCGCGGACTTCGATCTGGAAGATCTGGACTATGCCCTGGGGCGCATCGGTTCCTATATCGATGTCAGCGAGGACGATCTCGCCACCATCTACCGCCTGGCACGGGAACATGCTGATACCCGGCACGTCCCGCTCGATTCCATCCGCGTCGGGAGTTACTACTCCAACGGTGACTATGGCCACCACTGGTCGGTACGCCAGGTGGTGGATACCGACGAGCGCCCCGACGGCAAGGGCCTGGTGATCTACAAGACCGTGGCTGGCAGGAACCGCCGTCAGAGCGGGACCTGCACCCGGGACGAATTCGCCCGCTGGGCGAAATACGAGGTATTTCTCAACGAGAACTCCTGGCAGCGGGTTACGTAG
- a CDS encoding methyl-accepting chemotaxis protein, with product MHWLMGSIRNKLLLISGGGTLLLLLASFFGFGQLNGAIERYHQLNDVELIHERLAQQLELSYREQQLAWSRLLLQAGSVTELERHWLDYQALAQRVREQADILATEMDDSEILSRIEAFQTDYEQWVADQHAALQLLRQNGFDADRAGLTTAAADQQLTTQLVGLITTLQDRTLQTSTAARESAREGYHLSLGLMAVVVAVAAVLFFVGVQTQIIRPAQHLATRLKAIATGDFTVSVDVTQRDELGQIADAVREICGHLGEMVGEFSRVSATLTGAAEQLAVITSHTRQGVKEQQSETDQVATAINQMTASVQEVAQSTVSAAEAASNADSEVGNGQQVVRETVQAINALAADVRQGATVIAKLDSDSETIGTVLDVIRGIAEQTNLLALNAAIEAARAGEQGRGFAVVADEVRTLAQRTQESTEEIQAMIERLQGGAREAVEVMERSRSQAESSVEQASRADQSLQSIQAAVATIHNMSTQIASAAEEQGAVAEEINCNISNITEVVGRTADEAEQIAASSQDLNTLSGELQAVVGRFRI from the coding sequence ATGCACTGGCTCATGGGGAGCATTCGTAACAAGTTGCTACTGATTTCCGGCGGCGGCACCCTGCTGCTGCTGCTGGCGAGTTTCTTCGGGTTCGGGCAACTCAACGGGGCCATCGAGCGTTACCACCAGCTCAACGATGTTGAACTCATTCACGAACGTCTGGCTCAGCAGCTGGAATTGAGCTATCGGGAACAACAGCTGGCCTGGAGTCGGCTGCTGCTGCAGGCCGGCAGTGTCACGGAGCTGGAACGTCACTGGCTCGACTATCAGGCACTGGCGCAACGGGTGCGCGAGCAGGCCGACATCCTGGCCACGGAGATGGACGACTCCGAGATCCTGAGCCGTATCGAGGCCTTTCAGACCGATTATGAGCAGTGGGTTGCCGATCAGCATGCAGCGCTGCAGCTGCTGCGTCAGAACGGATTTGATGCTGATCGGGCGGGATTGACCACTGCCGCGGCAGACCAGCAGTTGACCACTCAGCTCGTTGGCCTGATCACCACCCTGCAGGACCGTACCCTGCAGACCAGTACGGCGGCCCGGGAGTCTGCCCGCGAAGGCTACCATCTCAGCCTCGGACTGATGGCAGTGGTGGTCGCGGTTGCAGCGGTCCTGTTCTTTGTCGGGGTGCAGACCCAGATTATCCGCCCGGCCCAGCATCTGGCCACCCGGCTCAAGGCCATCGCGACCGGGGATTTCACCGTCTCGGTGGATGTCACCCAACGTGACGAACTGGGTCAGATCGCCGATGCGGTGCGTGAGATCTGCGGTCACCTGGGCGAGATGGTGGGTGAGTTTTCACGCGTGTCCGCCACCCTGACCGGGGCCGCCGAGCAGCTGGCAGTGATTACATCCCACACCCGTCAGGGCGTCAAGGAGCAGCAGAGCGAAACCGATCAGGTGGCCACGGCCATCAACCAGATGACGGCCAGCGTACAGGAAGTGGCACAGAGCACCGTTTCCGCCGCCGAGGCGGCCAGCAATGCCGACAGCGAGGTCGGCAACGGCCAGCAGGTGGTGCGCGAGACGGTCCAGGCCATCAACGCGCTGGCCGCCGATGTCCGCCAGGGCGCGACGGTCATCGCCAAGCTGGACTCCGACAGCGAAACCATCGGCACCGTGCTGGACGTGATCCGCGGCATTGCCGAACAGACCAATCTGCTGGCGCTCAATGCCGCCATCGAGGCCGCGCGGGCCGGCGAGCAGGGGCGCGGTTTTGCCGTGGTGGCCGACGAGGTGCGGACCCTGGCCCAGCGTACCCAGGAATCCACCGAGGAGATCCAGGCCATGATCGAGCGTCTGCAGGGCGGCGCGCGTGAAGCGGTGGAGGTCATGGAGCGCAGCCGCAGCCAGGCCGAATCCAGCGTCGAGCAGGCCTCGCGGGCCGATCAGTCACTGCAGTCGATCCAGGCCGCGGTGGCCACCATCCACAACATGAGCACCCAGATCGCCAGCGCTGCCGAGGAACAGGGCGCGGTGGCCGAGGAGATCAACTGCAACATCAGCAACATCACCGAGGTGGTCGGTCGTACCGCCGATGAGGCCGAGCAGATTGCCGCTTCGAGTCAGGATCTGAATACGCTGTCGGGTGAACTGCAGGCCGTGGTGGGCAGATTCCGGATCTGA
- a CDS encoding metallophosphoesterase family protein: MRIALLADTHGYLDPRIAERVARCDLAVHAGDIGSAQVLDQLRPRSGEVVAIRGNNDIPAKWPAAERMQLDNLQWEIALALPGGELVAVHGHQCRSAAQRHQRLRGRYPRARAIVYGHSHRLTCDDAAEPWVINPGAAGRSRTHGGPSFIVLIAGPRRWRLEPQRFPPRTRQGE, from the coding sequence ATGCGCATTGCCCTGCTCGCCGACACCCATGGTTACCTGGACCCGCGCATCGCCGAACGGGTTGCGCGCTGCGACCTGGCGGTGCATGCCGGTGACATCGGCAGCGCGCAGGTGCTCGATCAGCTGCGGCCGCGCTCGGGTGAAGTGGTCGCCATTCGCGGCAACAATGATATACCCGCGAAATGGCCGGCGGCTGAACGGATGCAGCTGGACAACCTGCAGTGGGAGATCGCACTGGCGCTGCCCGGGGGCGAATTGGTGGCGGTTCACGGACACCAGTGCCGCAGCGCGGCGCAGCGCCACCAGCGACTGCGAGGCCGTTATCCGCGCGCCCGGGCCATCGTCTATGGCCACAGCCATCGCCTGACCTGCGACGATGCGGCCGAACCCTGGGTGATCAACCCCGGGGCAGCGGGTCGCAGCCGCACCCACGGCGGACCGTCCTTCATCGTACTGATCGCCGGGCCGCGGCGCTGGCGGCTGGAGCCGCAGCGCTTTCCGCCGCGGACGCGGCAGGGAGAATAA
- a CDS encoding LEA type 2 family protein, which yields MPRCRSHRCSLPALALLLLLAGCSHFLTRPEAPSVSLNNLQLVEATLFEQRYLLHLRIQNPNNFDLPISGMSYRLLLNGREFATGVSRDLETLPAYGEQVITVSVVSNLLRIYEQLRSPGDGEAFSYALEGSISLQGLRAPLPFSQRGELALNPR from the coding sequence ATGCCCCGCTGCCGCTCCCATCGCTGTTCGCTGCCGGCTCTCGCCCTGCTGTTGCTTCTTGCCGGCTGCAGTCATTTTCTCACCCGGCCCGAGGCACCCAGCGTCAGCCTGAACAACCTGCAGCTGGTCGAAGCCACCCTGTTCGAGCAACGCTATCTCCTGCACCTGCGCATCCAGAACCCGAACAACTTCGATCTGCCCATCAGCGGGATGAGCTACCGGCTGCTTCTCAACGGTCGCGAGTTCGCCACCGGCGTGAGCCGCGATCTGGAAACGCTGCCCGCCTACGGCGAGCAGGTAATCACGGTGAGCGTGGTCAGCAACCTGCTGCGCATCTACGAACAGCTGCGCAGCCCCGGCGACGGCGAGGCCTTCAGCTATGCCCTGGAAGGCAGCATCAGCCTGCAGGGCCTGCGCGCCCCGCTGCCGTTCAGCCAGCGCGGTGAACTTGCTCTCAATCCCCGCTAG
- a CDS encoding YhcB family protein, giving the protein MEAINEFTFWSLLLIALLLGLVSGFLVSYLWLNQDSRARSLQAELERSREELDQYKQKVNQHFQKTAELFEDMTERYREVYRHLAASSQDLCGEQPPALQNPETRPQLAERRNENSPQVGAESATKASTEAATDKREEDENAMFGDSPYLSEADRAELDRQQRERG; this is encoded by the coding sequence ATGGAAGCCATCAACGAGTTCACCTTCTGGTCACTGTTGCTGATCGCGCTGCTGCTCGGTCTGGTAAGCGGATTTCTGGTGAGTTATCTGTGGCTGAATCAGGACTCCCGGGCCCGCAGCCTGCAGGCCGAACTGGAGCGCAGCCGCGAGGAACTCGACCAGTACAAGCAGAAGGTCAACCAGCATTTCCAGAAGACCGCGGAACTGTTCGAGGACATGACCGAACGCTACCGCGAGGTCTATCGGCATCTGGCCGCCAGCTCACAGGATCTGTGCGGCGAGCAGCCGCCCGCACTGCAGAATCCCGAGACACGACCGCAGCTGGCGGAACGTCGCAATGAGAACAGCCCGCAGGTCGGCGCGGAATCGGCGACAAAGGCATCAACCGAGGCCGCGACCGACAAGCGCGAGGAGGACGAGAACGCCATGTTCGGCGATTCCCCCTACCTGTCGGAAGCCGACCGCGCGGAACTGGACCGACAGCAGCGCGAACGCGGCTGA
- a CDS encoding response regulator transcription factor, with protein sequence MGRERLALIDDDEAFCVALGRALERNGFEVGCAHTPQDALRLVKKLAPTYAVVDLRLGEFSGLPVVEKLCRHDPQMRIVVLTGYASIATAVEAIKLGAIQYLTKPTDPDDLIAAFAQREGDSAVMPAITPLPPRRLEWEYIQRVLHEHDYNISATARALGMHRRTLQRKLQKFPVRE encoded by the coding sequence ATGGGGCGGGAGCGACTTGCGCTGATCGATGACGACGAGGCCTTCTGCGTGGCCCTGGGACGGGCCCTGGAACGGAACGGCTTCGAAGTGGGTTGTGCGCACACACCGCAAGACGCACTGCGGCTTGTAAAGAAACTCGCGCCGACATACGCAGTCGTTGACCTGCGACTCGGCGAATTTTCGGGGCTGCCTGTGGTCGAGAAACTGTGTCGCCACGACCCGCAGATGCGGATCGTGGTACTTACCGGCTATGCAAGTATCGCGACGGCTGTCGAAGCCATCAAATTGGGAGCCATACAATATCTGACCAAACCCACCGACCCTGACGATCTGATCGCAGCGTTCGCTCAGCGCGAAGGCGACTCCGCTGTGATGCCTGCAATCACGCCGCTGCCACCACGCCGCCTTGAATGGGAATACATACAACGTGTGCTGCACGAGCACGATTACAACATCTCCGCTACCGCCCGCGCCCTGGGCATGCACCGTCGCACCCTGCAGCGCAAGCTGCAGAAATTCCCGGTTCGCGAGTAG
- a CDS encoding D-2-hydroxyacid dehydrogenase produces the protein MDTPACRKGVILDLDSLHPGDLRLDGLLASLPAWELHDHTRPDQLAARLSGRDLAITNKCPLDADALAASRLQLICVAATGTNNVDLEAARRLGIGVCNVTAYATPSVAEHTFALILSLTRRLSEHRRAARDTWSQSLHFCVLDYPVGELAGRTLGIVGYGELGHAVARLGEAFGMHVLISERPGAAQPRPGRTPFPTVLQTADVLSLHCPLTPHTQGLIDAAALRRMPRHALLINTARGGIVDEDALLAALQSGQLGGAALDVLASEPPPARHPLLTADLPNLIVTPHVAWAAREARQRLIDELQANIEAFQAGDSRNRVI, from the coding sequence ATGGATACCCCAGCCTGCCGCAAAGGCGTGATCCTCGATCTTGACAGCCTGCATCCCGGCGATCTGCGCCTGGATGGCCTGCTGGCCAGCCTGCCCGCGTGGGAGTTGCACGACCATACCCGACCGGATCAACTGGCGGCGCGTCTGTCCGGGCGCGATCTTGCCATTACCAACAAGTGCCCGCTGGATGCCGATGCACTCGCGGCCAGCCGGCTGCAGCTGATCTGCGTGGCCGCCACCGGGACCAACAATGTGGATCTCGAGGCCGCGCGCCGGCTCGGGATCGGGGTATGCAATGTCACCGCCTACGCCACGCCGTCCGTGGCCGAACACACCTTCGCTCTGATCCTGAGCCTGACGCGGCGGCTGAGCGAGCACCGCCGGGCGGCACGCGACACATGGTCGCAGTCGCTGCACTTCTGCGTGCTGGACTATCCGGTCGGGGAACTGGCCGGGCGAACGCTGGGCATCGTGGGCTACGGGGAACTGGGGCATGCCGTGGCGCGGCTGGGCGAGGCCTTCGGCATGCATGTACTGATCAGTGAACGTCCGGGGGCAGCGCAGCCGCGCCCCGGGCGCACGCCTTTCCCCACGGTACTGCAAACGGCGGATGTGCTTTCCCTGCACTGCCCGTTGACGCCGCATACGCAGGGACTGATCGATGCGGCAGCACTGCGGCGCATGCCGCGGCACGCCCTGCTGATCAATACCGCCCGCGGCGGCATCGTGGATGAAGACGCCCTGCTCGCGGCCCTGCAGTCAGGGCAGCTGGGCGGCGCGGCGCTGGACGTGCTGGCCAGTGAACCGCCGCCGGCACGGCATCCGCTGCTCACCGCCGACCTGCCCAACCTGATCGTCACCCCGCACGTGGCCTGGGCCGCGCGCGAGGCACGCCAGCGTCTGATCGACGAACTGCAGGCCAACATCGAGGCGTTTCAGGCGGGCGACAGCCGCAATCGGGTCATCTGA